In Plasmodium gaboni strain SY75 chromosome 14, whole genome shotgun sequence, one genomic interval encodes:
- a CDS encoding putative AP-1 complex subunit gamma: MSIKLRDLIRNIRSCKTAAEERSVVAKECALIRTAFKEEDNIYRHRNVAKLLFINMLGYPTHFGQIECLKLIASNKFSFKRIGYLGLTILLDENTDILMLVTNSIKNDLRNSNQYINGLALCALGNIANSEMCSSLRYEILDMMNINNPYIKKKAAMCAIRILKKTNDIEELFLEKINNLLDDRNHGVLSAGISLMITLMEKKPQYKNVLRGYTNKIVKILKSCVMSGYSHGAEYDIYGINDPFLQVKILKLLKYLNSDHVNNNENEKNTNFMNNIINKNNEDNKNIYSINSEGGTTSFNEIKNFNEQNDILDDTSLSSREKLIKNVNNKQPYNNINDNMNNVNNLNNLNNLNSMNIIHMDSMNNNNLYDMEEVNSVLAQVATNTDSLKNVGNAILYECVKTITYISTDPGLLVLAVNVLGKFLQNNDNNIRYVGLCTLQKLLKKDPKTLHIYRNTIIECLKDQDISIRKKALDVAFALITKDSLKIMVKELLNYLLVADIEIKSDIVSNICVSVNKYAPNIQYLLDTYIKLFCLAGNFIQDHIKDDFIYYLLQNPEFHSYVVFKMFFSIKENLDQYALIQVGIWCIGEFGDLLIQEKNVGPDQELITVTHEDVFELLDKIIIKYEQNNVKELHNINVKDPIHNILYNNKSLSILEETLNNNNMNGNNNSSTTTNNNNNGFNSALICCNINDNMNNDDNNIILQYILMCLNKLTVRFPSHKTKIEKMIQKYKKNKCIEIQQRACEFHEFMNPQWDQIRDSILLRIPCNKKMNRKKQQQQQQHDDDEDVPIYSDKNNDTLTNKISSIHTNNHNNSNNSYVVDLLDLDDVLGIQNTNNKNNDNVNKNISNNLTINENKLNNFNITNDSIKMGTPIASKSETNINFSSNTLNLNDNNVQMGNKKNEDILADLFGNISLDKPKNNKPNESKGGNNSLNLLLDDLTTDNLDTLNLMDEKIKEKVQIQPLKIYDKNDIEIVFNFEKEYIDSEVTXXXILISSFVFEVRKYIYIYIYAVVPNYVKLEIFSASDKQLLPLEGNTIKQNLKIWNKLFKKKPVLMKVRLSYVKNNESFQDFINIGNFPNGL, from the exons ATGTCCATTAAGTTAAGGGATTTAATACGAAACATTCGTAGCTGTAAAACAGCAGCTGAAGAAAGGTCAGTAGTAGCAAAAGAATGCGCATTGATTCGTACAGCTTTTAAAGaagaagataatatatatcgACATCGAAATGTAGctaaattattattcataaatatGTTAGGTTATCCTACTCATTTTGGACAGATAGAATGTTTGAAATTAATTGCTTCGaataaattttcttttaagAGGATTGGATATTTAGGTCTTACCATATTATTAGATGAGAATACAGATATTTTAATGTTAGTAACAAAttcaataaaaaatgatttaaGAAATAGTAatcaatatattaatgGTTTAGCTTTATGTGCTTTAGGAAATATAGCAAATAGTGAGATGTGTTCATCATTAAGATATGAGATTTTAGATATGATGAATATTAATAATCcttatataaagaaaaaagcAGCTATGTGTGCTATTCgaatattgaaaaaaacTAATGATATTGAAGAATTATTTCtagaaaaaattaataatttacTAGATGATCGAAATCATGGGGTATTAAGTGCAGGTATTAGTTTAATGATAACATTAATGGAAAAAAAACCtcaatataaaaatgttttaaGAGGATATACAAATAAGATAGTAAAGATTCTTAAAAGTTGTGTTATGTCAGGATATTCACATGGTGCTGAGTATGATATATATGGTATAAATGATCCTTTTTTGCAAgttaaaattttaaaattattaaaatatctAAATTCTGATcatgttaataataatgaaaatgaaaaaaatacaaattttatgaataatatcattaataaaaataatgaagataataaaaatatatatagtattAATAGTGAAGGTGGAACAACAAGTTTtaatgaaattaaaaattttaatgaACAGAATGATATTTTAGATGATACTTCTTTATCGTCAAGggaaaaattaattaaaaatgtaaataataaacaaccatataataacataaatgataatatgaataatgtaaataatttaaataatttaaataatttaaatagtatgaatattattcatatggattcaatgaataataataatttatatgatatgGAAGAAGTAAATTCAGTTTTGGCTCAAGTTGCTACCAATACAgattctttaaaaaatgtagGTAATgctatattatatgaatgTGTTAAGActattacatatatatctaCTGATCCAGGTCTTCTTGTTTTAGCTGTAAATGTATTAGGCAAgtttttacaaaataatgataataatattagaTATGTAGGTTTATGTACATTACagaaattattaaaaaaagatcCTAAAACCttacatatatatagaaatacAATTATTGAATGTTTAAAAGATCAAGATATAAGTATTAGGAAAAAAGCATTAGATGTTGCATTTGCTCTTATAACGAAAGattctttaaaaattatggtaaaagaattattaaattatttacTAGTAGCAGATATAGAAATCAAAAGTGATATTGTATCTAATATTTGTGTATCTGTTAATAAATATGCACCCAatatacaatatttattagatacttatataaaattattttgtttagCTGGAAATTTTATACAAGATCATATAAAAGAtgattttatttattatcttttacAAAATCCAGAATTTCATTCATATGttgtttttaaaatgtttttttcaataaaagaaaatttagATCAATATGCTCTCATACAAGTAGGTATATGGTGTATAGGTGAATTTGGTGATTTATTAATCcaagaaaaaaatgtagGACCAGATCAAGAATTAATAACAGTTACTCATGAAGATGTTTTTGAATTATTAGataaaattatcataaaatatgaacaaaataatgttaaagagttacataatataaatgtaaaggatcctattcataatattttatataataataaatcattaAGCATATTAGAAGAAACActaaataataataatatgaatggTAATAATAACAGTAGTACTACtactaataataataataatggaTTTAATAGTGCACTTATATgttgtaatataaatgataatatgaataatgatgataataatattatattacaatatattttaatgtGCTTAAACAAATTAACTGTACGTTTCCCATCAcataaaacaaaaattgaaaaaatgatacagaaatataaaaaaaacaaatgtATAGAAATACAACAAAGAGCCTGTGAATTCCATGAATTCATGAACCCACAATGGGATCAAATCAGAGATTCCATTTTATTACGTATACcatgtaataaaaaaatgaatagGAAAAAACAACAACAACAGCAACAAcatgatgatgatgaagatgTACCAATATATagtgataaaaataatgatacATTGACAAATAAGATAAGTTCTATACATACAAATAACCATAATAATTCGAACAATTCATATGTTGTTGATTTATTAGATCTGGATGATGTTTTAGGTATAcaaaatacaaataataaaaataatgataatgtgaataaaaatataagtaaTAATCTAACTATTAATGAGAATAAATTGAATAATTTTAACATTACTAATGATTCCATAAAAATGGGTACTCCCATTGCATCAAAAAGtgaaacaaatataaatttttcaTCTAACACACTgaatttaaatgataataatgtgCAAATGGGGAATAAAAAGAATGAGGACATTTTGGCTGACTTGTTTGGCAATATTTCATTGGACAAGccaaaaaataataaaccAAATGAATCCAAGGGAG GAAATAATTCATTGAATTTACTTTTGGATGACTTAACAACGGACAACCTTGATACCTTAAAT TTAATGGATGAGAAGATAAAGGAAAAGGTTCAAATACAAcctttaaaaatatatgacAAAAATGATATTGAAATTGTTTTCAATTTtgaaaaagaatatatagACTCAGAAG